ACAAACAGGATAATGCCGTAACGTCCCGTCCACCACGGACGTGGGCCGGCTTTGCGGTCAGCGCCCGGTTGGCTAGTCGTCCAGATCAGGGCCAAGTACGGGATGCCGTGCGACACCACATTGAGCAGGGTAAAAGCCAGGTCACCGTTGTAATACACAATACCGAAGTACCACGACACCAATGTGCCTACTACCAGTAGATTACGCGGTGCGTTAAAAGTACGTTGGCGCTGCCAGGTCTGCGCTTCTTTGCCTAGGTACAGCAGCAAGAGCAAGACGTAAAGCAACGTCGCAAGGTGGCGACCGAGTGGCCAATTGTGTTGTACAAAGTCGCCTTCTACGAACCAGTTGAAATTGCGCGGCGGCGAGAAGTGCCAGTACAGCAGCGGGTAAATAGTGGCGTAGTAGATAATGGCCGTGTCGAGCCAGCGCTGCCGATAGCTAGGTTCGTGACGAGAATAGAGCCGCAGAAAGCCGTATTGCTGCCGGATGAAGTGGAAGACAGCCAAGTACGCCAGCACGCGCCAGAACAGCCACCCGCCCGCGTAGTGCAAGGCTACCCCGGCCAAGTAGCAGCCAAGCGGCACCGCCCAAAATAGAACACGCTGCCGCTGACGGCGCACCGGGTCGAAGTAGGTTCGAAACAAAGTGCTATACACGTGGGCCACATCAATCAGCACTACGAGCCCGAACCACGCCAGCAGCGGCATCTGCGTCGTAGCTCGAAACTGTGCTGGCAGCAGCATGACCACCAGTAACGACAGAAACGGCGGACCCAGCACAAACCACCCATCAAACCAGGCCGAGCGAATCCAAGGCTGCGCCGACGTATGATTCTGTAACCTAGCTGTTGTGGGAGTTAGCAGTGCTTTCATGCGGAAGCCAGGATTTCGCGGGCCGCCCGGATGCCTTGGTAAAAGCCTTCCTCGAAGATGGACATGCCGCTCAGATCCGTGTGGGCGAAGAAGATTCTCTGGCGTAGGGGCTGAGCCGCCGCTAAACGCTCCGAGTGCCACAGAAAGCCGGGCGTAGGTGCAATCATGCCGTGCCCCCACACCCATATCTCGGCTCGTACGACGTGGGATGTAACCCCAGGATGAGCCGTTTCTAGCTCGGCCAGAATACGTTGCAACCACTCGTCGTACGACGTTTGGTACGCGGCGCGGCGGGCTAGGTCAGGCGCTTCGTCGGCCAGCGGCAAGTAGAAGGTGATGACCTTGCGCTGATCGGCCGTCATGGCGAGGTCCTGGTGGTTAGCATTCACGTAACCCACCGACTTGCTGCCGTACAGCACATTATCCCAGCACAGTGGCCGGCCGGGGCCCTGTGGTAAGCCATCCACCGTCAGGTTAGCCACCACCCAAGGCGCGTGATGGCACATAAGCATTTTGGCGTCTGCTACTCCGGCCAATAGTCGCTGGGTAACGAACTGCGGAGTGGCTAGTATCACGTGCTGGGCTTTTAGGCGGATACTCTGCCGGGCGTTTGCATCATACGCCAGCACCTCCACCCCACTCGCAGTTTCGCGAATGGCATAGGCTAGGGTTTGCGGAAGAATATTTTCGGGGCTGACCTGGCGCAGATGGTGCACCAGGAAGCCGTTGCCCTCCGGCCAGGTCAGCACGTCGGAAGAGTTGGCGTTTTGACCGCTGCCCTTGCGGGCGGCGAAGTAATGAATACCCGCCCACGCAGAAGTCGTTGCGGCATTGGAACCGTAATCATCTTTGCAACAATATTCTAAGTACCAGCGCAAGTAGGGCGAGGTGAAACCTTCCCGCGTGAGGTAGTCGCTAAAGGCCAGCTGATCGAGCTGGCGGAAAGCTGCGTCGGCGGAAGAATGGTCGACGGGAATGGCAAAAGCGTCTTTCCCATCATTTCCTTTCGCTTGGCGAAACTGCTCGATCAAGGCAAAGAACCTAGCTATTTGCTGGCGGTCGGCAGCGGGCACCCCTAGCTCCGGCACCAAGCCTATCTGCCAATGCCCTTGAATGTTGAGGCGCTCTTCGGGGTCATGGCAGAGGTGGTATTCATTGTAAATTGGCAAGCCCGTAGCCGCATCGAAGCCCGTAATGGTGCCCGCTTCGTGCAGAAATTCCAGCAGCTCACGGTTACGCGCATCGGGCACGGGCAAGTAGTGCGCCCCCCACGGATACGCCGACACCTCACTGCGCCCCGAAGCTGCATTGCCTCCCACTTGCTCCTCTAGCTCCAGCAGTAACACGTCGTGCACGCCCTGCCGTTGCAGCCAACGCTTCGCCGATAAACCAGCCACGCCCCCACCCACAATAACGACCTCGGCCCGCAACGTGCGGCTAGGTGCCGGCAGCTTTCCCGGCTGCCGCAATAGGTGACCTACTGCATGGTTTGCGCCGTGCAGCTTCCCCTGAATATGCGCCCGCGAGGCTGTTGCTGGTCCGCACGATTCTACTAACAAGCTAGGTCCGAGCATTATGCCGATCAGGCCAGCACTGGCGCGAGTGAGAAAAGCACGGCGGGAAACCTCTCCCCCGAGCCCCGTAAATGGTTGATGCGCATTATTCAAAAGAGAGGGCGAGCTAGCTTTTCGCTTTTTAGATCTAAACACCACAATCAGGTTAGTGCGTGTACGGTCCCCAATCTTCTTCAAAATACCGCACCAGCGCTTGATTATTCAGCTGGTTAACCTCCGTGGGCACTTCCGCCATATCGGGTGGAAAATAGAGCATGTCGTGGATAGTGGCGGGCGTCACGTAGTGTAAGCCGGTCGGCAATGCTCCGTCGCCGCGCCAGTGGCCGTTGCGACCGGCCAGCACGTAGCCCCACTCGCCAAACGAAGGCACGTAGCAGTGGTACGGAATGGTGTGAAAGCCCGCGGCCGCCAATGTGTGCCGCACGCACCAAAATGACTGCCGGGCCACATAGGGTGAGGTGCTTTGCACCACGATCAGTCCGCCGGGAGCGAGCAGCTTATCGAGCTCCCGGTAAAAGGCGGCCGCGTAGAGCTTACCCACGGAGTAGTTGGAAGGGTCAGGAAAGTCTACCACAATGCAGTCGTAGCGAGTGGTATCCTGGCGCACCCATTGGTAAGCGTCGCCATTGATTACCTGCACTTTAGGGTTGAGCAACGACCCTTTGTTTAGCGCCAGCAGCATTTGGTTGTGCTGAAACAGGTGCGTCATGCCGGGATCTAGGTCGACTAGGCGGATGCTTTGCAACTGCTTGTACTTCAATAGTTCGCGCACGGCTAGCCCGTCGCCCCCACCGAGCACCAGCACTTGGCGCGCGTGGGGCAACGCTTGCATCGCGGGGTGCACCAAAGCCTCATGGTAACGGTACTCGTCGGCGGAGCTGAATTGTAGGTTACCATTCAGGAAAAGGCGCAGCTCGCGGTTGTTCTTGCTCAATACAATGCGCTGGTACGGTGTGCTTTTGCTGTAGATAACTTGATCCTGAAAAGCTAGGGTCTCCGTGTAGGTCATGATGCGCTCGGCGTAGGCAAAGCCAACACCTAGCACCAGCAGCGCCATGATAATGACGCCCGTGAACTGACGACGATACGGCCGAGTCTCGCGGAAGCGGTGCAGGGCCACCCCGGCTACAATGACATTCAGCGCCCCAAAAAACAGGGATGTTCGGATGAGACCTAGCTGCGGCACCAGCACCAGCGGGAAGATCAATGAAGCTAGCAGCGCCCCGATGTAATCAAAGGTAAAAACCCTCGACACCAGCTCTTTGAAGGCAAACCGGTCTTCCAGAATCCGCATCAGCAACGGAATTTCCAAGCCCACCAGCACGCCCGTCAGCCCTACCAAGGCATAGAGCATGAGCCGGAATGAGGTGACGTACTCAAACAGCACAAAGAGCAGCGGCGCCGAAAACCCACCGATTAGCCCCACCAATATTTCCAGCCGGATAAACCACTTCAGCAACGGCTCATCCAGATAGCGCGAAAGCCACGAGCCAATCCCCATCGAGAACAGGTATGCCCCGATGATGGTGGAGAACTGCGTGACCGAATCGCCGAGCAGGTAGCTCGCTAGGGTACCGGCAATCAGCTCGTAGATCAGCCCGCACGTAGCGATGACGAACACTGAGCCTAGCAGCAGCCCCGGCAAGTGGTCGGGGGCAGTAGTAGCGCGGCGCGGCGGCGACACAACCGGCTCGTTACCCATGAATGGCCGCGCTGATGATAATAGCCACCGACAACATAAAAGCACCTGCTACGATAGCTAGCGCTGTATTATGCTCGTCAATAATCTCCCGCCAAAGCGTCCGGGGCGTCATTTTCTCCACGATAACAAAACTCACCACCAGGATCAGAATGCCGAGCACTGAATACACGACCGAGGCCGTGATAAGCTTGAAGTTGAGGTATTCCATCGGGAGAGAAGTTTACTTGTGGTAATACGTTCCGTGTCCGGCACGGCCACCGGAGGAGCTGTTGCCGTTGATATTTTCGGTGCTCTCGTTGTCGTCGCCGAGCAGGCGGGTACCGGTTAGGCCAGCCCACACGAAGGTGCCGTAGCCGAGCAGCGCTAGGAAGGCATAGTAGCGAATCGACCAGAGTTGACGAAGGAAGTTCACAAGAGATAATTAAGTTGTTGGACCATAATCACTGTTTTCCCAGCGTTGCTGTTCGTGGTACGAGCGTCGCCAGTATTGAATACCTGGGTAAATTAACAGAGCAAGCAATAGTAATATGGCATTGGAATGCAATGACGATTGTTGGCTGACAGTGAGATAGATAGGCAAATCTAAACCAACTTCCGAGGTTGGATATATGTTTAGATGATAACGGCCAGTGGGAATCTTCCCTAAAGTGGCTTCTTGCTCCTGACTGCCCTCGCTCCAACTTTCCCCACCTTCGTAGCCATGATAGTACTCTAAGGCTTTTGAGAATTCGTAACTCTGACCCGTCTTCTCGTTAATTACTGACACGGGTAGTTCTAACCATTGATTATCTAAAGCGGAGCGCAACTGCACCGAAATAGCTGCCGGACCATCTACCTGAAACGAAGTTGATACAATTACTGCTTCACCTCCTGCTGTAGCCGTTGCAGGCAGCGAAGCATCGAGCCGACTATGAAACTGCTGACTGAGCACTTGGCGTTCGG
This Hymenobacter sp. GOD-10R DNA region includes the following protein-coding sequences:
- a CDS encoding FAD-dependent oxidoreductase, with the protein product MNNAHQPFTGLGGEVSRRAFLTRASAGLIGIMLGPSLLVESCGPATASRAHIQGKLHGANHAVGHLLRQPGKLPAPSRTLRAEVVIVGGGVAGLSAKRWLQRQGVHDVLLLELEEQVGGNAASGRSEVSAYPWGAHYLPVPDARNRELLEFLHEAGTITGFDAATGLPIYNEYHLCHDPEERLNIQGHWQIGLVPELGVPAADRQQIARFFALIEQFRQAKGNDGKDAFAIPVDHSSADAAFRQLDQLAFSDYLTREGFTSPYLRWYLEYCCKDDYGSNAATTSAWAGIHYFAARKGSGQNANSSDVLTWPEGNGFLVHHLRQVSPENILPQTLAYAIRETASGVEVLAYDANARQSIRLKAQHVILATPQFVTQRLLAGVADAKMLMCHHAPWVVANLTVDGLPQGPGRPLCWDNVLYGSKSVGYVNANHQDLAMTADQRKVITFYLPLADEAPDLARRAAYQTSYDEWLQRILAELETAHPGVTSHVVRAEIWVWGHGMIAPTPGFLWHSERLAAAQPLRQRIFFAHTDLSGMSIFEEGFYQGIRAAREILASA
- a CDS encoding polyamine aminopropyltransferase, translated to MGNEPVVSPPRRATTAPDHLPGLLLGSVFVIATCGLIYELIAGTLASYLLGDSVTQFSTIIGAYLFSMGIGSWLSRYLDEPLLKWFIRLEILVGLIGGFSAPLLFVLFEYVTSFRLMLYALVGLTGVLVGLEIPLLMRILEDRFAFKELVSRVFTFDYIGALLASLIFPLVLVPQLGLIRTSLFFGALNVIVAGVALHRFRETRPYRRQFTGVIIMALLVLGVGFAYAERIMTYTETLAFQDQVIYSKSTPYQRIVLSKNNRELRLFLNGNLQFSSADEYRYHEALVHPAMQALPHARQVLVLGGGDGLAVRELLKYKQLQSIRLVDLDPGMTHLFQHNQMLLALNKGSLLNPKVQVINGDAYQWVRQDTTRYDCIVVDFPDPSNYSVGKLYAAAFYRELDKLLAPGGLIVVQSTSPYVARQSFWCVRHTLAAAGFHTIPYHCYVPSFGEWGYVLAGRNGHWRGDGALPTGLHYVTPATIHDMLYFPPDMAEVPTEVNQLNNQALVRYFEEDWGPYTH
- a CDS encoding DUF350 domain-containing protein, encoding MEYLNFKLITASVVYSVLGILILVVSFVIVEKMTPRTLWREIIDEHNTALAIVAGAFMLSVAIIISAAIHG